Proteins encoded by one window of Microbacterium testaceum:
- the prpB gene encoding methylisocitrate lyase: MLYAQTTAQQKRRALREKLASEELVRMPGAFNPLSARLIERKGFEGVYISGAVISADLGLPDIGLTTLTEVAGRGQQIARMTELPAIIDADTGFGEPMNVARTIQTLEDAGLAGTHIEDQVNPKRCGHLDGKSVVDADTAIKRIRAAVDARRDPDFLIMARTDVRAVEGLDAAIDRAKALVDAGADAIFPEAMRDLGEFEAMRSALEVPILANMTEFGKSELFSTQQLRDAGVNLVIWPVSLLRLAMGEAGRGLDALASEGHLREQLGQMQHRADLYDLIDYEGYTRFDADVFDFTVER, from the coding sequence ATGCTCTACGCCCAGACCACCGCGCAGCAGAAGCGTCGCGCGCTGCGCGAGAAGCTGGCATCCGAAGAACTCGTCCGGATGCCGGGAGCCTTCAACCCGCTCTCGGCTCGACTCATCGAGCGCAAGGGCTTCGAGGGCGTCTACATCTCGGGCGCGGTCATCTCGGCCGACCTCGGCCTGCCCGACATCGGACTGACCACGCTCACCGAGGTCGCCGGTCGCGGACAGCAGATCGCCCGCATGACGGAGCTGCCCGCGATCATCGACGCCGACACCGGGTTCGGCGAGCCGATGAACGTCGCGCGCACCATCCAGACCCTCGAAGACGCGGGGCTCGCGGGCACCCACATCGAAGACCAGGTCAACCCGAAGCGCTGCGGTCACCTCGACGGCAAGAGCGTGGTCGATGCCGACACCGCGATCAAGCGCATCCGCGCGGCGGTCGACGCCCGGCGCGACCCCGACTTCCTCATCATGGCCCGCACCGACGTGCGCGCCGTCGAGGGGCTCGATGCCGCGATCGACCGCGCGAAGGCCCTGGTCGACGCCGGCGCCGACGCGATCTTCCCCGAGGCGATGCGCGACCTCGGCGAGTTCGAGGCGATGCGCTCGGCGCTCGAGGTGCCGATCCTCGCGAACATGACCGAGTTCGGAAAGAGCGAGCTGTTCTCGACGCAGCAGCTGCGCGACGCCGGCGTGAACCTCGTCATCTGGCCGGTCTCGCTGCTGCGCCTCGCGATGGGCGAAGCGGGTCGGGGCCTCGACGCCCTGGCATCCGAGGGTCATCTGCGAGAGCAGCTCGGACAGATGCAGCACCGCGCCGACCTCTACGACCTCATCGACTACGAGGGCTACACCCGCTTCGACGCCGACGTGTTCGACTTCACCGTCGAGCGCTGA